The Myxococcus guangdongensis genome contains a region encoding:
- a CDS encoding SWIB/MDM2 domain-containing protein, producing MAAKKAAAKKAPAAKKAPAAKARKPNASFMKEMTPSAALAEIVGTKPLPRTEVVKKLWAYIKKNNLQDAKNKRQINADDKLKPIFGGKKNVTMFEMTSLVNKQLS from the coding sequence ATGGCTGCCAAGAAAGCTGCTGCGAAGAAGGCTCCCGCCGCCAAGAAGGCCCCTGCTGCCAAGGCTCGTAAGCCCAACGCGTCCTTCATGAAGGAGATGACTCCTTCCGCCGCGCTGGCTGAGATTGTCGGCACCAAGCCGCTGCCGCGCACCGAGGTCGTCAAGAAGCTCTGGGCGTACATCAAGAAGAACAACCTCCAGGACGCGAAGAACAAGCGGCAGATCAACGCCGACGACAAGCTCAAGCCCATCTTCGGCGGCAAGAAGAACGTCACCATGTTCGAGATGACCTCGCTGGTGAACAAGCAGCTGAGCTGA
- the treY gene encoding malto-oligosyltrehalose synthase: MLRDGLEEEGTAPTGSSGATLSAEALAEGLFKRVKDALVERPRTPLSTYRVQLHQGFNFQQARAVVPFLRRLGISDLYASPYLKATPGSTHGYDCVDHQHLNPEVGSTEDHQALCATLQEHGMGQVLDVVPNHMGIERGNPLWFDVLENGPSSVYAKYFDIDWSPVKDELRDKVLLPILGDQYGVVLEKGELKLSFRDGAFFVNYYDHLLPLAPRQYGRVLRHGLERLEAKLGAEAEPMVELLSILTAIEHLPLRTEVERPRVVERHREKEVIKRRLAAVARTSPEVAAYIEDNIRVFNGEPGNPRSFDLLDRVLASCSYRLAHWRVAGEEINYRRFFDINGLAAIRVEDPEVFQEAHARVFRWLRDGCVTGLRIDHPDGLFDPTAYFLDLQERYFVERAHAVFLQDLAGDDTRWPGVEVSLKERWRAEVTQSPDSVLRKALYVVVEKIQGGRERIPEAWAVHGTTGYRFANAVSGVFVHPAAEPHLTETYERLTGEKGDFAELVYQKKLLIMRVSMASEINVLAHELNRISEMSRRTRDFTLNSLRRALVEFIALFPVYRTYVDGWRPGLDARDVQYVEWTIQRAKERNATTNASIFDFLRDILLRQYPPQSDERERAVMLRFAMKLQQVTGPVMAKGLEDTVFYIYNRLVSLNEVGGEPERFGTRTTTFHLRNQERAEHWPASQLTTSTHDTKRSEDVRARINVLTELPEEWRKLARRWLRLTEKFAQALPSGAAPSANDVYLFLQTLVGAWPMGETLSPESRADFHRRMREYMSKAIKEAKVRTSWTNPDSAYDDAVASFVDACFDEAKGGGFLEEVRVFKRRIERAGQHNALSQLLLKLASPGVVDTYQGCELWDLSLVDPDNRRPVDFTLRSKLLEELDAQAREDAPGLCSRLVAGLDDGRAKLFLLAHGLRLRQRQQELFRRGGYRALELSGPRSQAAVAFSRELDDAGVVVCAPRYVLEALESPQGLRGAYADTFLDLPEAYAGMMFRDVFTGRQVRPERGAGGVVLPLAPLLERFPVVLLERSTG, translated from the coding sequence ATGCTCCGCGACGGATTGGAAGAAGAGGGGACGGCTCCCACGGGCTCGTCGGGTGCCACCTTGAGCGCCGAGGCCCTGGCCGAGGGCCTGTTCAAGCGGGTGAAGGACGCGCTGGTCGAGCGCCCGCGCACGCCGCTCTCCACCTACCGCGTGCAGCTGCACCAGGGCTTCAACTTCCAGCAGGCGCGCGCCGTGGTGCCGTTCCTGCGCCGCCTGGGCATCAGCGACCTGTACGCGTCCCCCTACCTCAAGGCGACGCCGGGCAGCACCCACGGCTACGACTGCGTGGACCATCAGCACCTCAACCCGGAGGTGGGCTCCACCGAGGACCACCAGGCCCTGTGCGCCACGTTGCAGGAGCACGGCATGGGGCAGGTGCTGGACGTGGTGCCCAACCACATGGGCATCGAGCGCGGCAACCCGCTCTGGTTCGACGTGCTGGAGAACGGCCCGTCGTCCGTCTACGCCAAGTACTTCGACATCGACTGGTCGCCGGTGAAGGACGAGCTGCGCGACAAGGTGCTGCTGCCCATCCTGGGAGACCAGTACGGCGTGGTGCTGGAGAAGGGCGAGTTGAAGCTGTCCTTCCGCGACGGCGCCTTCTTCGTGAACTACTACGACCACCTGCTGCCCCTGGCGCCCCGGCAGTACGGCCGCGTGCTGCGCCACGGGTTGGAGCGACTGGAGGCGAAGCTGGGCGCGGAGGCCGAGCCCATGGTGGAGCTGCTCTCCATCCTCACGGCCATCGAGCACCTGCCGCTGCGCACCGAGGTGGAGCGCCCCCGCGTCGTCGAGCGGCACCGCGAGAAGGAGGTCATCAAGCGCCGGCTCGCCGCGGTGGCGCGGACGAGCCCCGAGGTGGCCGCGTACATCGAGGACAACATCCGCGTCTTCAACGGCGAGCCGGGCAACCCGCGCTCGTTCGACCTGTTGGACCGGGTGCTGGCCTCGTGCAGCTACCGGCTGGCGCACTGGCGGGTGGCGGGGGAGGAGATCAACTACCGGCGCTTCTTCGACATCAACGGCCTGGCGGCCATCCGCGTGGAGGACCCGGAGGTGTTCCAGGAGGCGCACGCGCGGGTCTTCCGCTGGCTGCGCGACGGCTGCGTCACCGGGCTGCGCATCGACCATCCGGACGGCCTGTTCGACCCGACCGCGTACTTCCTGGACCTGCAGGAGCGCTACTTCGTGGAGCGCGCGCACGCGGTGTTCCTCCAGGACCTGGCCGGGGACGACACGCGCTGGCCCGGCGTGGAGGTGTCGCTCAAGGAGCGCTGGCGCGCGGAGGTGACGCAGTCGCCGGACAGCGTCCTGCGCAAGGCGCTGTACGTGGTGGTGGAGAAGATTCAAGGCGGCCGCGAGCGCATCCCCGAGGCGTGGGCGGTGCACGGCACCACCGGCTACCGCTTCGCCAACGCGGTGAGCGGCGTCTTCGTGCACCCCGCCGCGGAGCCGCACCTGACGGAGACGTACGAGCGGCTCACCGGGGAGAAGGGCGACTTCGCCGAGCTCGTCTACCAGAAGAAGCTGCTCATCATGCGCGTGTCCATGGCGAGCGAAATCAACGTGCTGGCGCACGAGCTCAACCGCATCTCGGAGATGAGCCGCAGGACGCGCGACTTCACGCTCAACTCGCTGAGGCGCGCGCTGGTGGAGTTCATCGCGCTGTTCCCCGTGTACCGCACGTACGTGGACGGCTGGCGGCCGGGGCTGGACGCGCGCGACGTGCAGTACGTGGAGTGGACCATCCAGCGCGCCAAGGAGCGCAACGCCACCACCAACGCGTCCATCTTCGACTTCCTGCGCGACATCCTCCTGCGCCAGTACCCGCCCCAGTCCGACGAGCGCGAGCGCGCCGTCATGCTGCGCTTCGCCATGAAGCTGCAGCAGGTGACGGGGCCCGTCATGGCCAAGGGCCTGGAGGACACCGTCTTCTACATCTACAACCGGCTGGTGAGCCTCAACGAGGTGGGCGGTGAGCCCGAGCGCTTCGGCACGCGCACCACCACCTTCCACCTGCGCAACCAGGAGCGCGCCGAGCACTGGCCGGCGAGCCAGCTCACCACCAGCACCCACGACACCAAGCGCAGCGAGGACGTGCGCGCGCGCATCAACGTGCTGACGGAGCTGCCCGAGGAGTGGCGCAAGCTGGCGCGGCGCTGGCTGCGGCTGACGGAGAAGTTCGCGCAGGCCCTGCCGTCCGGCGCGGCCCCCAGCGCCAACGACGTGTACCTGTTCCTCCAGACGCTGGTGGGCGCCTGGCCCATGGGGGAGACGCTGTCCCCCGAGTCCCGGGCCGACTTCCACCGCCGGATGCGCGAGTACATGTCCAAGGCCATCAAGGAGGCCAAGGTCCGCACCTCCTGGACCAACCCGGACAGCGCCTACGACGACGCGGTGGCGTCCTTCGTGGACGCGTGCTTCGACGAGGCGAAGGGCGGAGGCTTCCTGGAGGAGGTGCGCGTCTTCAAGCGCCGCATCGAGCGCGCGGGCCAGCACAACGCCCTGAGCCAGCTCCTCCTGAAGCTCGCGTCGCCCGGCGTGGTGGACACGTACCAGGGCTGCGAGCTGTGGGATTTGTCCCTGGTGGACCCGGACAACCGGCGGCCGGTGGACTTCACCCTGCGCTCCAAGCTCCTGGAGGAGCTGGACGCCCAGGCGCGCGAGGACGCCCCCGGGCTGTGCTCGCGGCTGGTGGCGGGCCTGGATGACGGGCGGGCCAAGCTCTTCCTGCTGGCCCACGGGCTGCGGCTGCGTCAGCGTCAGCAGGAGCTGTTCCGGCGGGGCGGCTACCGGGCGCTGGAGCTGTCCGGGCCCCGCTCCCAGGCGGCGGTGGCCTTCTCGCGCGAGCTGGACGACGCGGGCGTGGTGGTGTGCGCGCCGCGTTACGTGCTGGAGGCCCTGGAGTCCCCCCAGGGGCTCCGCGGCGCCTATGCCGACACGTTCCTGGACCTTCCCGAGGCATATGCGGGCATGATGTTCCGCGATGTCTTCACCGGGCGACAGGTGCGGCCCGAGCGGGGTGCGGGTGGCGTGGTGCTGCCCCTCGCGCCGCTCCTGGAGCGGTTCCCGGTGGTGCTGCTGGAGAGGAGCACGGGATGA
- the glgX gene encoding glycogen debranching protein GlgX, which translates to MRRAEVLPGKPFPLGATYDGHGVNFAVFSEHAKKVEVCLFDAQEPTRETRRFPLLETTHQVFHGYVPDLKPGTLYGLRVHGPFEPKKGFRFNPHKLLVDPYARAIHGQVDYRAPIYGHVQGGKDEDLVQDKQDDAAGVPKAVVLEDAFDWEGDTHPRVPWPQTVLYELHVKGFTKLNPRVPEALRGTYAGLGHPATIEHLKKVGVTAVELLPIHHIVDEPFLAERGLTNYWGYSTLGYFAPDARYGTAGAPGAQVDEFKGMVKALHKAGIEVILDVVYNHTCEGNQLGPTLSFKGLDNGAYYRLTEKDPRYYLDVTGTGNSWNATHPYALKLVADSLRYWVEQMHVDGFRFDLATTLGRDRHGYDTRAAFFQIIHQDPVLSRVKLISEPWDVGDFGYQVGNFPVLWSEWNGKYRDTIRRYWKGDDRQAAEIGYRLTGSSDLYALSGRKPSASVNFVTAHDGFTLHDLVTYNDKHNEANGEDNRDGGNDNHSWNCGVEGETADVKIKALREQQKRNFLATLFLSQGVPMLVAGDEMGRTQKGNNNAYCQDNALSWVNWELDDTQRALLDFTCRLTRLRREQPVLRKRRFFRGAHMWDSELKDLAWFRPDGKEMRKDDWEKPYVRSLAILLGGDAIAAPDDEGNRIVGDTVLVLMNAHHEPISFLLPALEWGADWEQVVDTSTAEESQHAHTQAGGKVQVAGRSLMVLRRPSTE; encoded by the coding sequence ATGAGGAGGGCCGAGGTGCTTCCAGGGAAGCCGTTTCCCCTGGGCGCCACGTATGACGGGCACGGAGTCAACTTCGCGGTCTTCAGCGAGCACGCGAAGAAGGTGGAGGTCTGCCTCTTCGACGCACAGGAGCCCACGCGCGAGACGCGCCGCTTCCCGCTCCTGGAGACCACGCACCAGGTGTTCCACGGCTACGTGCCGGACCTGAAGCCGGGCACGCTGTACGGCCTGCGCGTGCACGGGCCGTTCGAGCCCAAGAAGGGCTTTCGCTTCAACCCGCACAAGCTGCTGGTGGACCCCTATGCCCGCGCCATCCACGGGCAGGTGGACTACCGTGCGCCCATCTACGGCCACGTCCAGGGCGGCAAGGACGAGGACCTGGTCCAGGACAAGCAGGACGACGCCGCGGGGGTGCCCAAGGCGGTGGTGCTCGAGGACGCGTTCGACTGGGAGGGGGACACCCACCCGCGCGTGCCCTGGCCTCAGACCGTCCTGTACGAGCTGCACGTCAAGGGCTTCACGAAGCTCAACCCCCGCGTGCCGGAGGCCCTGCGCGGCACCTACGCGGGCCTGGGACACCCGGCCACCATCGAGCACCTGAAGAAGGTGGGCGTCACCGCGGTGGAGCTTTTGCCCATCCACCACATCGTCGACGAGCCGTTCCTCGCCGAGCGCGGACTCACCAACTACTGGGGCTACAGCACGCTGGGCTACTTCGCGCCGGACGCGCGCTATGGCACCGCGGGCGCCCCGGGCGCGCAGGTGGACGAGTTCAAGGGGATGGTGAAGGCGCTGCACAAGGCGGGCATCGAGGTCATCCTCGACGTCGTCTACAACCACACCTGCGAGGGCAACCAGCTGGGCCCCACGTTGTCCTTCAAGGGCCTGGACAACGGCGCGTACTACCGGCTGACGGAGAAGGACCCGCGCTACTACCTGGACGTCACCGGCACGGGCAACTCGTGGAACGCCACCCACCCGTACGCGCTGAAGCTGGTCGCCGACAGCCTGCGCTACTGGGTGGAGCAGATGCACGTGGACGGGTTCCGCTTCGACCTGGCCACCACGCTGGGCCGCGACAGGCACGGCTACGACACCCGCGCGGCCTTCTTCCAGATCATCCACCAGGACCCGGTGCTCAGCCGGGTGAAGCTCATCTCCGAGCCCTGGGACGTGGGCGACTTCGGCTACCAGGTGGGCAACTTCCCCGTCCTGTGGAGCGAGTGGAACGGCAAGTACCGCGACACCATCCGGCGGTACTGGAAGGGGGATGACCGGCAGGCGGCGGAGATTGGCTACCGGCTCACCGGCAGCTCGGACTTGTATGCGCTGTCCGGCCGCAAGCCCTCCGCGAGCGTGAACTTCGTCACCGCGCACGACGGCTTCACGCTGCACGACCTCGTCACCTACAACGACAAGCACAACGAGGCCAACGGCGAGGACAACCGCGACGGCGGCAACGACAACCACTCCTGGAACTGCGGCGTGGAGGGCGAGACGGCCGACGTGAAAATCAAGGCCCTGCGCGAGCAACAGAAGCGCAACTTCCTGGCCACGCTCTTCCTGTCCCAGGGCGTGCCCATGCTGGTGGCCGGCGACGAGATGGGCCGCACCCAGAAGGGCAACAACAACGCCTACTGTCAGGACAACGCGCTGTCGTGGGTGAACTGGGAGCTCGACGACACCCAGCGCGCGCTGCTGGACTTCACCTGCCGGCTGACGCGCCTGCGCCGCGAGCAGCCCGTGCTGCGCAAGCGCCGCTTCTTCCGCGGCGCCCACATGTGGGACAGCGAGCTGAAAGACTTGGCGTGGTTCCGGCCGGACGGCAAGGAGATGCGCAAGGACGACTGGGAGAAGCCCTATGTGCGCTCGCTCGCCATCCTCCTGGGCGGGGACGCCATCGCGGCGCCGGACGACGAGGGCAACCGGATTGTCGGTGACACGGTGCTGGTGCTGATGAACGCCCACCACGAGCCCATCAGCTTCCTCTTGCCGGCGCTGGAGTGGGGTGCGGACTGGGAGCAGGTGGTAGACACATCCACGGCGGAGGAGTCCCAGCACGCCCACACGCAGGCGGGCGGCAAGGTGCAGGTGGCGGGGCGCTCGTTGATGGTGCTGCGCCGGCCGTCGACGGAGTAA
- a CDS encoding TerC family protein, protein MNTQVALWVGFNLFVLAMLAVDLGLFHRKDHAVTPKEAGIWTLVWITISLTFCGGIWYFAGSTPALQWVTAYVVEYSLSVDNLFVFLLVFSYFRVAPEHQHRVLFWGILGAFVMRAVLIIAGTALVSRFHWLIYLFGAFLVFTAVKMLFSKDEEIDPEQQSIVKLARRVLPVARMGEGSRFFVTEDGRRKVTPLFIVLLVVEATDLLFALDSIPAVLGISQDAFIVYTSNVCAILGLRSLFFVVASLMEKFHFLKLGLSAILAFVGVKMLITYFDIHMHIGLSLGVIGGILLTAIVASLIWPKSPEPGHDRESAKT, encoded by the coding sequence GTGAATACGCAAGTCGCGCTCTGGGTGGGCTTCAACCTCTTCGTCCTGGCGATGCTCGCCGTGGACCTCGGGCTGTTCCACCGCAAGGACCACGCGGTGACGCCCAAGGAAGCGGGCATCTGGACGCTGGTGTGGATCACCATCAGCCTGACGTTCTGCGGAGGCATCTGGTACTTCGCCGGCAGCACGCCCGCGCTCCAGTGGGTGACGGCCTATGTCGTGGAGTACTCGCTCTCCGTCGACAACCTGTTCGTCTTCCTGCTGGTGTTCAGCTACTTCCGGGTGGCGCCCGAGCACCAGCACCGGGTGCTGTTCTGGGGCATCCTGGGCGCGTTCGTCATGCGCGCGGTGCTCATCATCGCGGGCACGGCGCTGGTGTCGCGCTTCCACTGGCTCATCTACCTGTTCGGCGCCTTCCTCGTCTTCACCGCGGTGAAGATGCTCTTCTCCAAGGACGAGGAGATCGACCCGGAGCAGCAGAGCATCGTCAAGCTGGCGCGCCGGGTGCTGCCGGTGGCCCGCATGGGCGAAGGCAGCCGCTTCTTCGTCACCGAGGATGGCCGGCGCAAGGTGACGCCGCTGTTCATCGTCCTGCTGGTGGTGGAGGCCACGGACCTGCTCTTCGCCCTGGACTCCATCCCCGCGGTGCTGGGCATCAGTCAGGACGCGTTCATCGTCTACACGTCCAACGTGTGCGCCATCCTGGGCCTGCGCTCGCTGTTCTTCGTCGTGGCCAGCCTGATGGAGAAGTTCCACTTCCTGAAGCTGGGGCTGAGCGCCATCCTGGCCTTCGTGGGCGTGAAGATGCTCATCACGTACTTCGACATCCACATGCACATCGGCCTGTCGCTGGGCGTGATTGGCGGCATCCTCCTGACGGCCATCGTCGCCTCGCTCATCTGGCCCAAGAGCCCGGAGCCCGGTCATGACCGGGAGAGCGCCAAGACCTGA
- the apaG gene encoding Co2+/Mg2+ efflux protein ApaG → MSSSATTDGIRITVKPAYWPERSSPESGQYAFMYTVEIVNEGEAPAQLKARHWVITDASGKVEEVKGEGVVGRQPRVAPGERFEYTSWAMLRTPFGTMRGSYDMERPDGSHFEARIAEFALTLPNALH, encoded by the coding sequence ATGTCTTCCAGCGCCACCACTGATGGCATCCGAATCACCGTGAAGCCGGCCTACTGGCCCGAGCGCAGCTCGCCCGAGTCGGGGCAGTACGCGTTCATGTACACGGTGGAAATCGTCAACGAGGGGGAGGCGCCCGCGCAGCTCAAGGCGCGGCACTGGGTCATCACGGATGCCTCCGGGAAGGTGGAGGAGGTGAAGGGGGAGGGCGTGGTGGGTCGCCAGCCTCGCGTGGCCCCGGGCGAGCGCTTCGAGTACACGAGCTGGGCGATGCTGCGCACGCCCTTCGGGACGATGCGCGGCAGCTACGACATGGAGCGCCCGGACGGCTCGCACTTCGAGGCGCGCATCGCCGAGTTCGCCCTCACGCTGCCCAACGCCCTGCACTGA
- the hemH gene encoding ferrochelatase, protein MNTPANKPGLLLVNLGTPDAPHSGPVRRYLREFLSDPRVVDIHPVGRWMLLNLIILPTRPAKSAEAYRKVWMPEGSPLLVYSRALEVAVREKLGHAYDVALAMRYGSPSIPDTVAAMRARGVSDFTVLPLYPQEATSSSASSLARVYEVLSSGWDVPNVRAVPAFHGHPSFLDAFAEVARPVIAEARADHVLFSYHGVPERHVRKTDTSGRHCFASAGCCDALTDANRHCYRAQCFATTRGIVERLGLAQGGFSVSFQSRLGRTPWVKPYTDLVLPELAKQGVKRLAVMCPSFVADCLETLEEVGMRAREQFVEAGGESLTLVPSLNAHPAWVDAVVRMVRESDGAATAGASPWQQGAPTPAR, encoded by the coding sequence ATGAACACGCCCGCCAACAAGCCAGGGCTGCTGCTCGTCAACCTGGGCACGCCGGACGCGCCCCACAGCGGGCCGGTGCGGCGCTACCTGCGCGAGTTCCTGAGCGACCCCCGGGTGGTGGACATCCACCCCGTGGGGCGCTGGATGCTGCTCAACCTCATCATCCTGCCCACGCGCCCGGCCAAGAGCGCGGAGGCGTACCGCAAGGTGTGGATGCCGGAGGGCTCGCCGCTCCTGGTGTACAGCCGGGCGCTGGAGGTGGCGGTGCGCGAGAAGCTGGGCCACGCGTACGACGTGGCGCTGGCCATGCGCTACGGCAGCCCGTCCATCCCCGACACGGTGGCGGCGATGCGCGCGCGCGGCGTGTCGGACTTCACGGTGCTGCCGCTGTACCCGCAGGAGGCCACGTCCTCGTCGGCGTCCTCGCTCGCGCGGGTGTACGAGGTGCTCTCCAGCGGCTGGGACGTGCCCAACGTGCGCGCGGTGCCGGCCTTCCATGGGCACCCGTCGTTCCTGGATGCCTTCGCGGAAGTGGCGCGGCCGGTGATTGCCGAGGCGCGGGCGGACCACGTGCTCTTCAGCTACCACGGCGTGCCGGAGCGCCACGTGCGCAAGACGGACACGTCGGGGCGGCACTGCTTCGCGTCCGCGGGGTGCTGTGACGCGCTCACGGACGCCAACCGGCACTGCTACCGGGCCCAGTGCTTCGCCACCACGCGGGGGATTGTCGAGCGGCTGGGGCTTGCCCAGGGCGGCTTCAGCGTGTCCTTCCAGTCGCGACTGGGGCGCACGCCGTGGGTGAAGCCCTACACGGACCTGGTGCTGCCGGAGCTGGCGAAGCAGGGCGTGAAGCGGCTGGCGGTGATGTGCCCGTCCTTCGTCGCCGACTGCCTGGAGACGCTGGAAGAGGTGGGCATGCGGGCCCGCGAGCAGTTCGTCGAGGCGGGGGGCGAGTCGTTGACGCTCGTCCCCTCGCTCAACGCCCACCCGGCGTGGGTGGACGCGGTGGTGCGGATGGTGCGCGAGTCCGACGGCGCGGCTACTGCTGGGGCTTCGCCGTGGCAGCAGGGGGCGCCGACTCCCGCGCGGTGA